The Geminocystis sp. M7585_C2015_104 genome contains the following window.
ATCTATTTGACCTTTAGTGGGGCGCACAACAATTTCTGGATCCAAAATCCCAGTAGGACGAATAATTTGCTCAAAGATATTATTTCCTGATTGTTCCAATTCCCAGTCTCCAGGAGTAGCGGAAACAAAAATACATTGATTAACTTTCTGCCAGAATTCTTCAGCCTTAAGAGGGCGATTATCCAGGGCACTAGGTAATCTGAAACCGTGTTCAATTAATACTTCTTTTCTAGAACGATCTCCATTATACATAGCCCTAATTTGGGGAACAGTTACATGGGATTCATCTATTACTAATAGCCAATCTTCAGGGAAATAATCTACTAGGCAATCTGGGGGCTGGCCAGGTTTTCTACCTGCTAAATGCCGAGAGTAATTTTCAATGCCGTTGCAATAGCCCGTGTTTTTTAACATTTCTAAGTCGTATTTTGTTCGTTTTTTCAACCTGTCTGCCTCCACAAATTTCCCCTGTTTTTCTAATTGTTGTAACCTCTCTTCTAACTCCTCTTCTATTGCCAAAATTGCCCTTTGTAATTGCGCTTCAGGAGTGACAAAATGGCTGGCAGGATAAATATTAACTCTGTCTAACTGTATTTCCACTCTGCCGGTGAGGGGATTCAAGATGGAAATAGCATCAATTTCATCGCCAAAAAATTCTACTCGCAGAATGCGATCGTCATAGGCTGGCACAATTTCTAGCACGTCCCCTAGTAGTCTAAAGGTAGCACGAGAAAATTCAGAATCACTACGACGATATTGAATATTGACCAAATCCCGAATCAACTGACGGGGATTGTATTCCTGGGATACCCTGAGGGAAATGGCAGCTTTTAGATACTCCACAGGCATCCCTAACCCATAGATACAACTAATCGAAGCTACAACGATAACATCACGTCTTTCGAATAGAGAACGTGTGGCAGAATGGCGTAACATTTCAATTTCGTCGTTGATAGAGGCGGTTTTTTCAATGTAGGTGTCGGTGACGGGGATATATGCTTCTGGTTGGTAATAGTCGTAGTAGCTGATAAAATACTCCACTGCGTTGTAAGGAAAAAGCTGTCTTAATTCGTTACACCACTGAGCCGCTAATGTCTTATTATGGGTAAGGACTAGAGTAGGTTTTTGATACTGTTCGATAACACAAGCTATGGTATATGTTTTACCAGTCCCAGTAGCACCTTTTAGAGTCTGAAATTTATTACCAGCCCTCAACGATTCTAACAAACCCTTTATAGCCTGTGGTTGATCTCCCGTTGGCGAAAACTCCGATTTAAGGATAAACATAGCTCTATGATATCTCGCCACACTTCAGATTCAATTTAACATAAACCCCGAGCCGCTACCGATAAGTTATTGTTTTGAAGAAATATGCTTACCTCCTATGACTAATATCCCTTAAGACAGACAAGGTAGGAAAGACGAGAAACTATGACAGATGTGCGTTTACATGGCTGGGGAGGCAT
Protein-coding sequences here:
- the uvrB gene encoding excinuclease ABC subunit UvrB: MFILKSEFSPTGDQPQAIKGLLESLRAGNKFQTLKGATGTGKTYTIACVIEQYQKPTLVLTHNKTLAAQWCNELRQLFPYNAVEYFISYYDYYQPEAYIPVTDTYIEKTASINDEIEMLRHSATRSLFERRDVIVVASISCIYGLGMPVEYLKAAISLRVSQEYNPRQLIRDLVNIQYRRSDSEFSRATFRLLGDVLEIVPAYDDRILRVEFFGDEIDAISILNPLTGRVEIQLDRVNIYPASHFVTPEAQLQRAILAIEEELEERLQQLEKQGKFVEADRLKKRTKYDLEMLKNTGYCNGIENYSRHLAGRKPGQPPDCLVDYFPEDWLLVIDESHVTVPQIRAMYNGDRSRKEVLIEHGFRLPSALDNRPLKAEEFWQKVNQCIFVSATPGDWELEQSGNNIFEQIIRPTGILDPEIVVRPTKGQIDDLLAEITERVKRKERVLVTTLTKRMAEDLTSYLQEKGVNVQYLHSEIQSLERIEILQGLRNGDFDVIVGVNLLREGLDLPEVSLVAILDADKEGFLRSEKSLIQTIGRAARNVNGKAILYADNITESMEKAINETNRRRLLQMEYNRQHNITPKAIQKKCGNSILEFLEISRQLNKEKHSTMPEEDFETIGLDKIPELIGKLEEKMKKAASQLEFEKAAEYRDKIIRLRERLKGN